A stretch of DNA from Spirosoma endbachense:
GCCGGGGGAGAATTAATCGTAGTCCATTGGCCCTGTTGGTATCTAAATAGTTTTTCCCGGTTGCCCATCCAGATGACATCGTGAAGTGTATCTTCCAGGAAGGCCGAACAGAATTTTCCGGTCGACGTTATTTTGTTTATCTGACTACTACTGAATTTAAAAACACCATCAGCATCACAGGAAAGCCATAAATTTCCTTTATGGTCGAACCGGGTAAAATGAATAGGCAGGCCGCTGGGTTTTGTTCCGGTAAAGGTTGGGAATGGCTGAAAAAGCCGACCACGCTGGTAAGCCGTAAAAGCTCCATTGCAGCCGCCAAAATAAATAACGCCATTTTTGTCTTTGCCAAGCGAATAGACTTCGTCATTCAGCAACCCGTTGGCTTTGGTGAAAACATCAATAAACCGCTCTCTGCACTGAATTAACCCCTCCGGCGTCGTGAGCCATATATTTCCTTCAGAATCCTTACTTATGCCCAGACATTTATCGCTGGGTAGACTGTTTTGCGCGTTTAGCAGGGTGACTTTGCCATTGTCAATGCAAATAGCACCCTGGTTGGTTGCCAGCCATAATCGCTGACGCTTATCGGTCAGTATATCAAATACGCGCAGTTTACTGGGGAGTATCGCCGAATACAGGGGTGTAGCCGTTCCCGATTTGTATTCGAGTATCCCCTGTTCGTAGGTGCCGATCAGCATCCGATTGCCGATGTGTACCAGACAGCGTGCTTCAATGGGTTTACCATCGGGGTATTTTATTTCGGTAAATCGATTTTTATCGAATAAAAAAAGATGGTAGGTATTACTGACCAGCAACTGTCCGGAAGGCATCTGGCAAACACCCCAAAGATGACTGACAGGTTGATTCTGTACATCGAGTTGAAAGAGCTTCGGTGTTGCGCCGGGATTATCGAAGCAAAGCAGGCCTTGAGCACTGGTAGCCCAAATACGTCCGTCCCGATCCTGCGTAATTCCGAAAACACGTTCAATAGGTACGTTGCCTGCTGAGGTAATATTTTGGAAGCGGCCCTGTTTCCAGATACTAATGCCGTTGAAGGTGCCAATCCAGATATTTTGGTCTTTATCCTGAAATAAGCTAAGTGCCTGATTGTTAACTAATCCGTTGTTAAGGGTGAAATTTTTGAAAGTTGCTCCATCGAATCGGCCAACACCGCCATAAGTACCCACCCACAAATAGCCATCGCGATCCTGAAGTGAAGCAAAACAATAAGACGAGGGTAACCCATCATTGGCCGAAAATTGCCGACACATAAAAGGCTGGGCGTTAGCGCTCAAAACAGCAATCAATGCTGTGTAAATCAGTAGCAGAATTGGCAATACCTTACAGCCTCTTGTGCTTGATAGGTCAGGCTGGTACTCATAGATCATGTTCGTTGATGAACGATTATTGTGGATGAATACCGAGTGGGCCGAAGTAATTCTGCTTTGGTTTTTCGCTCGATACACGTACTTGCTTGTAGGTAAGTCGACAAAAAAAGACTTTTTTAAACTAGAAAACAACCTATGTAACCCTATTTAGTTTTGATGGGCTTGGGCTGCTCTAGTACTGGCTATTTGTTTGGGCGGACAGCTAAAATTCTTAACCGACCGAAGGAGGTTCTGATGGCCTCAGAGAACTTCCATTCATAGTATTAGTCACATATAGAATCAGCAAAGACAATTCCACTTTGTATCGATTCACGAAGGTGATCACGCCAACGTTCACTTATAACCGATTGACCTTTACCAGTTGGTAAGCGCTGGTTTGTAGCTCTGTCAACAAGTCATCCAGATAGTCGTATAGTTTATCGGTGCGGGCGGGATCTGTACCGATGTGCATCAGTAAAATAAATCCATTCAAACCCGTGGCTGACCGTTGCTGGTGATCACGAATGGATTGAAGAATTGTCTGGCTGTCGCGGTAATTACTGGCCTCTGGTGTGGTGTAATCGGCGTGGCTTAGGGTGCCTGGGGTATAGTTAATAAGTTGTAAACCTGCGCTTTGCGTCCAGATCGAAATGCTGTCATTATACCATTCGTAGGGAGGTAAAAATAGTTTTGCTTTACTTCGTTGGATGCCAAACCGGCCCAGAGCTGCGTAATTCGCTTTAAGGTCTTTACTGAACTCCTCATGGGTGACGAGTAAACTGTCACGCTTGGTCCAGTCGCAGTAGAGAAGGTGCTGATCAGAGTGGGGACCGATGTAATGACCATCACGACGAAGCTGCTGTACCAATGAAGCGTTGGCCCGATTACGCAGGAAACGTCCGGTCAGAAAGAACGACGCTCGTACGTTGTGTTTTCGCAGAACACGAGCAATCGTAGTTCCACCATCGGCAAATTCGTCGCCTGTAAAGACCAGGGCGAGTTGCCGGACGCTCGTATCGCCCCGAATTTTGGCGCCCTTGAAGTAAGTGGACTTTGCGTCCACATTCGCCTGCTGATTTCCTGCAGCTAACGATTGAGTCAGTGCGGCTGGTTTCGGTCGTTTTTCGGACTGTTTAGCGGCCAACAGGTAAACGAGTGATGCTGTACCGTCCATTGTGGGCTCATTGGTACTGTAGTCACCAAAATCGTCGTGATAGACGGCAACATCACTTTGAAAGGCAGCATACTCGTCGGGCGCATGGAGCGTAATCCCGATCAGGTTTTTGTAGATACTACCTCGTACGGGTCCGTCAACGAGCCCACCATCAATGGGGTATTGTTTCAAATGAGTAAATGCCGAGTGCGGATCGGCAGGTGTATCTGCGTTGGCGGGCAGGCCATACACAAAACTCGTTCCCCACGGATTGCAGCCAAACAGCCAGTCAAAATTGGCTTGTTCAAGTGCGGCATATTGCTGATCGCTGGTAAGTTGCCGATACCAGAGGCATTGGGTTGCGAACGAGGTCGTAAGATTATTGCTGCACCAAATGAAAGGCACTCCCCGATAAAACGCATTTTGTTTTGCCCGTTGCCAAACGGTTTCGATGCCTCGTTTATAGAAGTCAGTAACCGTTTTTCGCTGACTGGCGGGGAACCGTTTGGCCAGCTCAGCATGACCGATATTGACGAACGGATACCACTGATAATGGCGAGCCGTATCATTCTCGATCCAGGGCGTAATTGGCTCCTGACGGGCAAACTTCAGCGCGGTGCTACGCCATTGCCCAGCCTGTTTGCTGGTAGTCCCCGACAGATTTAATTGTTCAACGGCGGCCAGTTCCATATCATCCACGTAATTATCTTCTTCGTAGAAATAGGGTGCCCGTCCAGGCGCTGTTTGTGCGTTTCCGGGTTTTTGTTCCCCGAGTTTATAGGCCGATTGCGCCCGCTGCCGAAGCCGGTCAATATAGACCCGATCAACATAATCCGCTGGGAGTTTCCGCATGAGCTGGTAGCCCAGAGCCAGTGCACTGCTAACTTTCCCGGCCGTCGACGCGACACCTGTTGCCCGATTTTTATATTTAAACAGACCCTGTGGTTCACCCGTTGCGAAGTAAACGGGGCGTTCAAAGCCCTTGCCGTAAAAATTGTCTTCCTTCGGAATGCGTAACCCTGCATGATCACGGTCGTCGCCCAACTGATTGAACAGCCAATCGTCGCTTGGGTGCATTTTCATCAGCCAGTCGAGGCCCCAGCGCGCTTCGTCGAGCACATCGGGTTGCCCGTTCGCTCCCGTCAGGCCGTTTGTCTGGTGTTGATCGGTAAAGGCATCCGGAAAGTCGCGGAGGGCGGCCAGCAGATGATAAGTAGCATTGGCGGAGGTTGTCACATATTGCAGATAGTCGGACGCATCGTGCCAGCCTCCGGACGCATCGATATGGGTACTATCGGGCATGGGGCCATACATCGTATAGCCATCGTGGGTGTGGCAGGAGTCTTTTAGAAAGGGGTTGTAGCCACTGCGTTGCTGACGCATGTACCGCAGGCAGAAATCAGCCGCACCATCGTATACGTTCTCATCAATGCGGAATGTAGGCGACCGTGTGCCTTCATCGGTGCGAAGGTAAAAGCGACCTTGTTGCCGGAATGCCGAAAAGTTGAGTCGGTACGTCTGCTGGAATGGTCCGTATGCGCCGAATGCCTGTCCAACTTCACGTTGCCAGACAACCTGATCGGTCTCGGCATTGACGATCTGAAAACGGGCCGTTTTCTTCTCCGTCAGGCTTCCCCACACGGCTGTTTTAGGGCTGGATGGTCGGTAACCTAATAAGTTTACCCGAATAACCGCTGATTCATCGGCGCGCAACATAAACGCAGACAGAGCGACCGATAGACACAGAAAAAAAAGCAAGCGACTCATCATAACGAACCAACAGGCATTACAGGGCCTGTTCTATCCGGGCAAAATAAACGCATTTTCGGGATAGAATAGCGATCAAGTAGAATTGTGTTGTCGAATGCAACCGAGCTCAATCACCAAGTGCCAGTATGTCAGCCTTGTCCGTGGTTTATATTCTCAGGGTTTTCACTTCGAGCCGTGCCACGGTTACTAATTTTGCGAAAACAAACCGTGGCACGGCTCGAAGTGAAAACCCTGAGAATATAAGAAAGTGAAGCTAGGCAATCTGATTAGCCTCCTGACGAATCAGATAAACGGATGCCAATATGCCCAGACAGGCAATAAAATGGTTAACTGTAAAGGATTCATTGTCCAGGATTCCCCAGAAAATCGCTACGACTGGTATCAGATACGTAATTGCGCTGGCAAATAGTGGCGACGAACTATAGATCAATTTTACGTGAAGCACCTGAGCCAGAGCCGTTCCAACAACACCCAGCGTTACCAAAGCCAGATAGGAACTTATTGTGTCTGGCGTAAACTGAAACAATGTCTGATTGGGAAGATAAACAAACAGGAAAGCGAGCAGGCCATTGAGGGTTACGCTCACTGTGCTTAAATGCAGGGGTGGCACATCGGCTAAATACTGTTTGACAAGATTGATATTGATCCCGTAACATAAGGTGGCAATGACTATCAGAAACACGTACCCATTGATCGATAGATTCAGGCCAGTAGAGGACAATAAACTTAGGGTAACCGAGCAGAATAGACCCAGAAATAGACCCAGAATCTGAAGGGATGAGTACGTTTTTCTGACGAAAAAAAGTGAGCTTAGAAAGGTAAAGGAAGGCGTTATGGCCAGCAGAATCCCCGCCGTTGAACTCTGTAAATGCTCCTGCGATAGACTAAACAGATAGGAGGGAATCAGCGAACTGAGCAAACCGGATAATACAACCAGAGGCCATTTGCCGGAAGGAATCTTTCGGAAAAAAGCTAAGCCTAACGGCAGAAAAACCAACCCCGCCGACCCTAAACGAATCGTTGCCGCGGCTATATAGCTAAAACTTTCCAGTCCTTTCTTAAGCAGGATGTAGCTACTACCCCAAATGATAGAGAGAGCCAGAAAATACGCCCATTTTCTGGCTGGTGATTGTGTGATCATGGTGAAAAATGTGGTGCAACCATTGCCAACGGAAAGAGTCTGGCTAGCTCATTCTGCAATGATTGGATGAATCGAATGACCGTTTGTAGCCTTACTTTTTTTCGGGCACGGAGGTCGGTTTGCCTTTTTCGGCAAGGAAGAATACCAGTAGTTTGGCAGGAGCGGTTGGATGGTTATTGCGCGCTGAACTGTGCAAACCATTCGTTTCTTCATAAAATGAATCTCCTTTTTTGTACAAATACGTTTTCCCCTCAAAAACCGACTCGATTTCTCCTTCGAGCACATAGCCGAAAGTTGGGCAGGGATGCCGATGGGCTGTCGAGGTACTGTTGGGTGGAAAATCGACAATCAATAGCTTAACTTCCCGATTTTCAAGCCCTTTATCCGCCAGAATCTGTTGACGGATAATAGCAAAACTTACCTCCGAATTTCCGGTGCTGGTTGTATGCGCGTGTTGTTGGGCAAGCAGGTTACCGGGTGCGTAAAGGCACAGGGCAATGGTAAAGAGAAGAATTGATTTCATAGTAGAGTTTAGTTGAAAGCCTGGCTGATTTCCCAGCCAGGCTACGTATGATTGCCCGATTGATCAGTCCTGATCGGCCACCAGATGAGTTGAAATAGCAATGCGGTTCCAGCTATTGATCGTGATGATCGCAAAAATTACCTGCGCCAGTGTTTGCTCGCCTAATAGATCGAGCGCCTTCGTATAAACTTCGTCAGAAACGCCCCGATTGGTGAGTTGTGTCAGTTCTTCGGCCAGCCGTAGAACGGCCTGTTCTGTTTCGGTAAAGAACGGCGTTTCCCACCACGCACTCAGCGTATAAAGCCGCTGTTCGGTTTCGCCCAGTTTCCGGGCATCTCTGGCGTGCATGTTGAGGCAATAACCACAACCATTTAACTGTGAGACTCTTAGTTTAATCAGTTCATTAAGTTTTGGATCGATATTAAACGTTGCCATCTGTTTTTCGGCTTCCAGCATAGCTTTATAAACCCGTGGTTCAACCGACTTAATATGCATTCTTGCTTTCATGGTACAGAGAATTATTGCGCAGAAACAGCCCGTTCAAATACTGTTCCTGCTGTTTATCGTTGTATTTTATTTCTACAAATATCTACCTTTGGTGGACTACTTAAGTAGTCCAGATTTAAGAAATTAAGTAGGCCAGATGATGTTCCTGAACGACCTTGTTACCGTCGATAAAGCAGTCGATACGGCTATCTATTTGCAGATTGCCAATGCTATTATTCAGGCCATTCGCAGAGGGCGTTTGCGAAGCGGATCGAAGTTGCCAGGCTCCCGCGAACTGGCGACCGCCCTGGGTGTTCATCGCAAAACAACAGTAGCCGCTTATGAGGAGTTGCTGGCGCAGGGCTGGCTGGAAATGATTCCGAGGAAGGGCACATTTGTCGTACAGGACTTGCCCGAAATAAAGCCCAAAAAGCTTAAGCAGACGGAAACCTCAGTTGCCTATCCCGAAAAGACGATCTTTTCCATTGATGAAAAACGATTTGTCCAATTTCCGGCCTTGGGGTTTCCGGATACTAAAAAGTTAATTATTAATGATGGGTTTCCGGATATGCGT
This window harbors:
- a CDS encoding glycoside hydrolase family 9 protein is translated as MMSRLLFFLCLSVALSAFMLRADESAVIRVNLLGYRPSSPKTAVWGSLTEKKTARFQIVNAETDQVVWQREVGQAFGAYGPFQQTYRLNFSAFRQQGRFYLRTDEGTRSPTFRIDENVYDGAADFCLRYMRQQRSGYNPFLKDSCHTHDGYTMYGPMPDSTHIDASGGWHDASDYLQYVTTSANATYHLLAALRDFPDAFTDQHQTNGLTGANGQPDVLDEARWGLDWLMKMHPSDDWLFNQLGDDRDHAGLRIPKEDNFYGKGFERPVYFATGEPQGLFKYKNRATGVASTAGKVSSALALGYQLMRKLPADYVDRVYIDRLRQRAQSAYKLGEQKPGNAQTAPGRAPYFYEEDNYVDDMELAAVEQLNLSGTTSKQAGQWRSTALKFARQEPITPWIENDTARHYQWYPFVNIGHAELAKRFPASQRKTVTDFYKRGIETVWQRAKQNAFYRGVPFIWCSNNLTTSFATQCLWYRQLTSDQQYAALEQANFDWLFGCNPWGTSFVYGLPANADTPADPHSAFTHLKQYPIDGGLVDGPVRGSIYKNLIGITLHAPDEYAAFQSDVAVYHDDFGDYSTNEPTMDGTASLVYLLAAKQSEKRPKPAALTQSLAAGNQQANVDAKSTYFKGAKIRGDTSVRQLALVFTGDEFADGGTTIARVLRKHNVRASFFLTGRFLRNRANASLVQQLRRDGHYIGPHSDQHLLYCDWTKRDSLLVTHEEFSKDLKANYAALGRFGIQRSKAKLFLPPYEWYNDSISIWTQSAGLQLINYTPGTLSHADYTTPEASNYRDSQTILQSIRDHQQRSATGLNGFILLMHIGTDPARTDKLYDYLDDLLTELQTSAYQLVKVNRL
- a CDS encoding DMT family transporter, whose amino-acid sequence is MITQSPARKWAYFLALSIIWGSSYILLKKGLESFSYIAAATIRLGSAGLVFLPLGLAFFRKIPSGKWPLVVLSGLLSSLIPSYLFSLSQEHLQSSTAGILLAITPSFTFLSSLFFVRKTYSSLQILGLFLGLFCSVTLSLLSSTGLNLSINGYVFLIVIATLCYGININLVKQYLADVPPLHLSTVSVTLNGLLAFLFVYLPNQTLFQFTPDTISSYLALVTLGVVGTALAQVLHVKLIYSSSPLFASAITYLIPVVAIFWGILDNESFTVNHFIACLGILASVYLIRQEANQIA
- a CDS encoding cupin domain-containing protein; translation: MKSILLFTIALCLYAPGNLLAQQHAHTTSTGNSEVSFAIIRQQILADKGLENREVKLLIVDFPPNSTSTAHRHPCPTFGYVLEGEIESVFEGKTYLYKKGDSFYEETNGLHSSARNNHPTAPAKLLVFFLAEKGKPTSVPEKK
- a CDS encoding carboxymuconolactone decarboxylase family protein, coding for MKARMHIKSVEPRVYKAMLEAEKQMATFNIDPKLNELIKLRVSQLNGCGYCLNMHARDARKLGETEQRLYTLSAWWETPFFTETEQAVLRLAEELTQLTNRGVSDEVYTKALDLLGEQTLAQVIFAIITINSWNRIAISTHLVADQD